From Bacteroidota bacterium, the proteins below share one genomic window:
- a CDS encoding helix-turn-helix transcriptional regulator — translation MNENGLSTLTIREKEVLSILSNGSTNKETAEKLNISVRTVETHRKNIMQKLNIKNIAGLIKFSIANNLTFLD, via the coding sequence ATGAATGAAAACGGTTTAAGTACTTTAACAATTCGGGAAAAAGAAGTTTTAAGCATTCTTTCTAACGGCTCGACAAATAAAGAAACAGCAGAAAAGCTTAACATCAGTGTAAGAACTGTAGAAACGCATAGGAAAAATATAATGCAAAAGCTCAATATTAAAAATATTGCGGGGCTTATAAAATTTTCTATTGCCAATAATTTGACGTTTTTAGATTAA
- a CDS encoding substrate-binding domain-containing protein produces the protein MTKIFLHTLIFTLFLSFSLYSGCDFDKIKSKAITGNLDVDVDETVEPLMKKQKDEFERLNPEAKLFLTTLPTTNCIADLINGKTKTIVVTRDFTGEEKKIIADNKLEFKKFEFAIDGIAFIVNPKNPVLRVTSDDLKNIFTGEYKNWTDIKSQNEEQNSETKSYFSGSKGNIKLFIQRQNSAVYNFVKDSVMKRMDYSSSAAVCSTSTQMLQMVRENVNAIGIVNMAWLSEGNQDSLDATVKALRVSQITATGFQKDFVQFHQGYLANGNYPYRRYVYLMTGDLGIGLTTGFLNYLLKPDGQKVVLKNGLVPVSQPVQTIQLN, from the coding sequence ATGACAAAAATCTTTTTACACACCCTTATATTTACACTCTTCTTAAGTTTTTCCCTCTACTCCGGATGTGATTTTGATAAAATAAAATCGAAGGCAATTACAGGCAACTTAGATGTTGATGTTGACGAAACTGTTGAACCTTTGATGAAAAAGCAAAAGGACGAGTTTGAAAGACTTAACCCGGAAGCAAAATTATTTTTAACAACACTTCCAACCACAAATTGTATTGCCGATTTAATAAACGGTAAAACAAAAACAATTGTTGTAACGCGCGACTTTACAGGTGAAGAGAAAAAAATCATTGCAGATAACAAACTTGAATTTAAAAAGTTTGAATTTGCAATTGACGGAATTGCCTTCATTGTAAATCCAAAGAACCCTGTTCTCAGAGTTACATCAGATGATCTGAAAAATATTTTTACCGGTGAATATAAAAACTGGACAGATATAAAATCTCAGAACGAGGAACAGAATAGTGAAACAAAATCGTATTTCAGCGGTTCAAAGGGGAACATAAAACTTTTTATACAGAGACAGAACTCTGCAGTTTATAATTTTGTTAAAGACTCTGTGATGAAAAGAATGGATTACTCAAGCTCTGCTGCAGTATGCTCTACAAGCACACAGATGCTTCAGATGGTAAGAGAAAATGTTAACGCAATAGGAATAGTAAATATGGCATGGCTCTCTGAGGGAAATCAGGATTCGCTTGATGCAACAGTTAAGGCACTAAGAGTATCTCAGATAACTGCTACAGGTTTTCAAAAAGATTTTGTTCAGTTCCACCAGGGATATCTTGCAAATGGAAATTATCCCTACAGAAGATATGTTTATCTTATGACGGGTGATTTGGGAATCGGGCTTACAACAGGTTTCCTAAATTATCTTTTGAAGCCGGATGGACAGAAGGTTGTATTGAAAAACGGATTAGTACCTGTTAGTCAGCCGGTGCAAACTATACAATTAAACTAA
- a CDS encoding T9SS type A sorting domain-containing protein, with product MKKILVVILYLSLYCSSLHSQWVTQTVPDSASILNSINFINTNNGVSTGWDFGATNITSGRALYTTNAGANWISGTVPYTCRIIASVKYITPQILYGTGALNLSIDKHKSGDYDFMGRLKPSVSKNISYAGNNAKGAFFKSTNGGLNWLQYGTVPADCSYFTYMDFINENTGVVLADVGPNGTNFMNILRTTNGGLTWSPTLTENFNGQIVFIKYASDNVIFAGGFYNIDTVIHNVIFKSTNGGTNWTTQLRDTVYSNAVHFINSQTGFTAGGESEGPSTNSTSGHVYKTTDQGISWNKVLAADTIAFQGINFFGETGVGIAFGNKNFNGSSYIPYAFRTSNFGLTWSVQRLSENDDPLVINSFMLDKYNYYISGIGANSGAILHTTNGGSVGVTAITGFTPDKFSLEQNYPNPFNPTTTIKFNVQTKSNIFLKVYDINGKELTTLLNDVKTEGSYEVNFDASAYPSGIYYYRLISDSYSETRKMILIK from the coding sequence ATGAAGAAAATTTTAGTCGTCATTCTATATCTTAGTCTGTATTGTTCAAGTCTGCATTCGCAATGGGTAACACAAACCGTTCCTGACAGCGCTTCTATTTTAAATTCAATAAATTTTATTAATACTAACAACGGTGTCTCTACAGGCTGGGATTTTGGGGCAACCAATATTACTTCCGGCAGAGCATTGTACACAACTAATGCAGGGGCGAACTGGATTTCAGGCACTGTGCCTTACACATGCCGCATTATTGCTTCAGTAAAATACATAACTCCTCAAATACTTTATGGTACCGGAGCTTTGAACCTCTCTATTGATAAACATAAATCCGGTGATTATGATTTTATGGGACGGCTTAAACCTTCGGTGAGCAAGAATATTTCTTATGCAGGTAATAATGCAAAAGGTGCATTTTTCAAATCTACAAATGGCGGACTAAACTGGTTACAATACGGAACAGTACCAGCTGACTGCAGTTACTTTACTTACATGGATTTTATCAATGAAAATACGGGTGTAGTATTAGCTGATGTTGGTCCAAACGGAACTAACTTCATGAATATTCTTAGAACCACAAACGGTGGTTTAACATGGAGTCCAACACTGACTGAAAATTTTAACGGACAGATAGTATTTATTAAATATGCTTCAGATAATGTAATTTTTGCCGGCGGTTTTTATAATATAGATACAGTTATACATAATGTTATTTTTAAAAGCACTAATGGAGGAACGAACTGGACTACACAATTAAGAGATACAGTATATTCAAATGCTGTTCATTTTATAAATAGTCAGACCGGATTTACCGCAGGGGGCGAATCTGAAGGTCCCAGTACAAATTCCACCAGCGGACATGTGTATAAAACAACTGACCAGGGTATCAGCTGGAATAAAGTTCTCGCAGCTGATACTATAGCGTTTCAGGGAATTAATTTCTTTGGAGAAACAGGAGTTGGAATTGCCTTTGGAAATAAAAATTTTAATGGTAGTTCATATATTCCCTATGCTTTCAGAACTTCGAATTTCGGACTTACGTGGAGTGTTCAACGGTTATCAGAAAATGATGACCCGTTAGTTATAAACAGTTTCATGCTGGATAAATATAATTATTATATCTCCGGAATAGGAGCAAATTCAGGTGCAATTCTGCATACAACAAATGGAGGAAGTGTGGGTGTTACAGCTATTACAGGATTTACCCCGGATAAATTTTCATTGGAACAAAATTATCCGAATCCATTCAATCCAACTACAACTATTAAATTTAATGTACAAACAAAAAGTAATATTTTTTTGAAAGTATATGATATTAACGGAAAAGAATTAACAACACTTCTTAACGATGTTAAAACGGAAGGAAGCTACGAAGTTAACTTCGATGCATCAGCTTACCCAAGTGGAATATATTACTATCGGTTAATTTCAGATAGTTATTCTGAAACACGTAAAATGATACTCATCAAATAA
- a CDS encoding EthD family reductase, whose amino-acid sequence MVKLVALYKAPEDKEVFLEKYNNEHLPLAKQMPGLIKSEVYEIKSLGGNKYFLCAEMYFENEDALNAAMGSTEGRAAAKNLMSFAKDYVEMHIATLTDK is encoded by the coding sequence ATGGTAAAACTTGTAGCGCTTTACAAAGCCCCTGAAGATAAAGAGGTTTTTTTAGAAAAGTATAATAACGAACATCTTCCGCTAGCCAAGCAAATGCCGGGACTGATAAAATCTGAAGTGTATGAAATAAAAAGCCTCGGCGGAAATAAGTATTTCTTATGCGCAGAAATGTATTTTGAAAACGAAGATGCGCTTAACGCTGCAATGGGTTCAACTGAAGGAAGAGCCGCTGCAAAGAATTTAATGTCGTTCGCAAAAGATTACGTTGAAATGCACATAGCTACTCTTACAGATAAATAA
- a CDS encoding energy transducer TonB, translating into MATATATQEVKPLGKMTYGAPELIALYQKFATRGLMIAIIFAFVIIGSVFAYNKIKASIEAEKENQQRLITLQDLDLPPPTSEETPPPPELETPPPVALKDLAALVPEPVAKEKSEVLTTKTQEKLDEVKVPVASTGTDDPNKVTWDGTGKLEQKKVEQKIETKEVKKEEKKKDFQSFEVEKAPVAVNLSSVRGSMKYPEIARASGIEGTCVAKILVGTSGEIIKVSSISGPDVFHSEISDKVMNLQFTPALQGGQPVRCYVNVPFKFSLGTKKKTDDDDKEK; encoded by the coding sequence ATGGCAACCGCAACAGCTACACAAGAAGTAAAACCATTGGGCAAAATGACCTATGGAGCTCCTGAACTGATAGCCCTCTATCAGAAGTTCGCTACCAGAGGATTAATGATTGCAATTATTTTTGCATTCGTAATTATCGGAAGCGTATTTGCTTACAATAAAATTAAAGCAAGTATAGAAGCAGAAAAGGAGAATCAGCAAAGATTAATCACACTGCAGGATTTGGATTTACCTCCTCCGACAAGTGAAGAAACTCCTCCTCCACCGGAACTTGAAACACCTCCGCCTGTAGCATTGAAAGATCTTGCAGCTTTGGTACCTGAACCGGTAGCTAAGGAAAAATCAGAAGTTTTAACAACAAAGACTCAGGAAAAACTTGATGAAGTTAAAGTGCCCGTTGCATCAACAGGTACAGATGACCCGAACAAAGTAACATGGGACGGAACAGGAAAACTTGAGCAAAAGAAAGTTGAACAAAAAATTGAAACAAAAGAAGTAAAGAAAGAAGAAAAGAAAAAAGACTTCCAGTCTTTTGAAGTAGAGAAAGCTCCCGTTGCTGTTAATCTCAGCTCAGTAAGAGGTTCAATGAAATATCCTGAAATCGCAAGAGCATCAGGAATTGAAGGAACCTGCGTAGCAAAGATTTTAGTAGGAACAAGCGGAGAAATTATCAAAGTTTCTTCAATCAGCGGACCTGATGTATTCCATAGTGAAATTTCAGATAAGGTTATGAACCTTCAGTTCACACCTGCATTGCAGGGCGGACAGCCGGTAAGATGTTATGTTAACGTACCATTTAAATTCAGTCTCGGAACCAAGAAGAAAACCGATGACGACGATAAAGAAAAATAA
- a CDS encoding energy transducer TonB — translation MKTEKAKERNTEVTKEVKPLGNMKYGAPELVALYQRYAFRGLLIAIVFAFIIIGSVALYSSLHATGNDEKEYNREIVILNYDMPIIPKTEEITAPVDVPKAEQTVKLKDLAALIPQPVAKQESEIMTTKTVEALDKVNNIPVGKDGTENPNEVTANMNDKTNDKIAENIIKEEPVKIKDDKPFQSFEVEKSPVAVNLSSVKSSMRYPEIAKQVGTEGTCVAKILVGSSGEIIKIASISGPEVFRSEIEDKIMNLQFTPAIKGGEAVKCYVNVPFKFTLGTQKKSIDE, via the coding sequence ATGAAAACCGAAAAAGCAAAAGAAAGAAACACAGAAGTAACAAAAGAAGTAAAACCCCTTGGTAACATGAAGTACGGTGCTCCTGAATTGGTAGCATTATATCAGAGGTATGCATTCAGAGGATTGTTAATTGCAATCGTATTTGCTTTTATTATCATTGGAAGCGTCGCATTGTATAGTTCGCTGCATGCAACCGGCAATGATGAAAAAGAATACAACAGAGAGATTGTGATATTGAATTATGATATGCCGATAATTCCGAAGACAGAAGAAATAACCGCGCCGGTAGATGTTCCAAAGGCGGAGCAGACTGTTAAGTTAAAAGACCTGGCTGCGCTTATTCCTCAGCCCGTTGCTAAACAGGAATCAGAAATAATGACTACAAAAACAGTCGAAGCTTTGGATAAGGTAAATAATATTCCTGTTGGAAAAGATGGAACAGAAAATCCGAATGAAGTAACTGCAAATATGAACGATAAAACAAATGATAAGATTGCAGAGAATATTATAAAAGAAGAACCGGTAAAGATAAAAGACGATAAACCGTTTCAATCGTTTGAAGTTGAAAAATCTCCTGTAGCAGTAAACTTAAGCTCAGTGAAGAGTTCAATGAGATATCCTGAAATTGCAAAACAGGTCGGAACAGAAGGAACATGCGTAGCGAAGATATTAGTCGGTTCAAGCGGAGAAATTATAAAGATTGCATCAATAAGCGGACCGGAAGTATTCCGCTCAGAGATAGAAGATAAGATTATGAATCTGCAGTTTACACCTGCTATTAAAGGCGGTGAAGCAGTAAAATGTTATGTAAATGTTCCTTTTAAATTTACACTTGGAACACAGAAGAAAAGCATAGATGAATAA
- a CDS encoding T9SS type A sorting domain-containing protein, which translates to MKIFTISILLCLFATINLSAQWVRQTTPGTVFFFNSINFANSNNGVISGWGIDASHPETTSRAYYTTNGGLTWITSSVPDSSRAIVSTEYISSQIIYATGALNVFNENFSLNNSKNDFSKFKRNGLPNGNNHDGIDFSLGAFFKSTNGGISWVKYGTMPPDCYYVTYCDFINANTGMAIGSIMDTNTTIQTKILKTTNGGLTWFKTMNDLIERDLSSINFVNENLAFATGFEFNGTREMSSILRTTNGGVNWTSITRDTLKFTQVHFINNNTGYISGSNLTGAVILKTTDRGNSWNTIYTRDSLILEGINFYGESGVGIAFGEKYYTGDNYVPAVLRTVNFGETWSLQTITESAPNVNVTSSSMIDRYHNYIAGGTFQEGRIYHTLNGGSTSVDNNYKTSPANYSLSQNFPNPFNPVTSIKFNIPITGQTSLKVYNSVGKEIIELINEVKTSGTYDIEFNAAELPSGVYYYRLISGDYAETKKMILIK; encoded by the coding sequence ATGAAAATTTTTACAATCAGTATATTGCTATGCCTTTTTGCGACAATAAATTTATCAGCTCAATGGGTGCGGCAGACAACTCCGGGCACTGTGTTCTTCTTTAACTCAATTAATTTTGCAAATAGCAATAACGGAGTTATATCAGGCTGGGGTATTGATGCATCACACCCTGAAACAACCTCCAGAGCTTATTATACTACAAATGGAGGATTAACCTGGATTACCTCTTCAGTACCGGATTCATCCCGAGCAATTGTTTCAACGGAATATATTTCTTCACAGATTATTTATGCAACCGGCGCATTAAATGTATTCAATGAAAATTTCTCACTTAACAATTCCAAAAATGATTTTTCCAAATTTAAAAGAAACGGATTGCCTAACGGGAATAATCATGACGGAATAGATTTTTCCCTGGGAGCTTTTTTTAAATCTACTAACGGCGGTATATCATGGGTAAAATACGGCACTATGCCTCCTGATTGTTACTACGTTACTTACTGTGATTTCATTAATGCAAATACAGGAATGGCTATAGGAAGCATAATGGATACCAATACAACTATTCAGACAAAAATACTTAAGACTACAAACGGCGGATTAACCTGGTTTAAAACAATGAATGACCTGATAGAACGAGATTTAAGTTCAATTAATTTTGTAAACGAAAATCTTGCTTTTGCTACAGGGTTTGAATTCAACGGAACCCGGGAAATGAGCTCCATACTTAGAACAACTAACGGCGGTGTAAACTGGACAAGTATAACCCGCGATACACTTAAATTCACTCAAGTACATTTTATAAACAATAATACAGGCTATATATCAGGATCAAATCTGACAGGCGCAGTAATTTTAAAGACAACTGACCGGGGGAACAGCTGGAATACTATTTATACACGCGACTCTTTGATATTGGAAGGAATTAATTTTTACGGTGAAAGCGGAGTGGGAATCGCATTCGGTGAAAAATATTATACAGGAGATAATTATGTTCCCGCTGTATTGAGAACTGTAAATTTTGGTGAAACATGGTCTTTACAAACAATAACAGAAAGCGCTCCTAATGTAAATGTTACATCGAGCTCAATGATAGACAGATATCATAATTACATCGCCGGCGGGACATTTCAGGAAGGAAGGATTTATCATACACTAAATGGAGGCAGCACTTCAGTAGATAACAATTATAAAACATCTCCTGCTAATTATTCTTTAAGTCAAAATTTTCCAAATCCGTTCAATCCGGTTACATCAATAAAATTTAACATTCCAATAACCGGACAGACCAGTTTAAAAGTTTACAATAGCGTAGGCAAAGAAATAATTGAACTGATTAATGAAGTAAAGACAAGCGGAACTTACGATATAGAATTTAACGCAGCTGAGCTTCCAAGCGGTGTATATTACTACAGATTAATTTCCGGAGATTACGCTGAAACAAAAAAAATGATTCTTATAAAATAA
- a CDS encoding tetratricopeptide repeat protein: MKNIKILTLFVFAFMVFASGIFAQVDKAEGFIKKGDYVGAVNALKDVVKSDNGYDANYLYGLALYKTGNIKDAETYLNKALAKDDEGVMALKTMGDLYSSKKQYDKADTYYKKAAKLDAENITVLISQANNYSLAGKVDDAIRVLTLATTISKENADVYAGLGDAYYYRRAYGPALDNYKKALGLNPKNATATYGLGRVYYKQKKYTEALNQYIAAEQLDANFADAYYEAARLLYFNENYKTALENIDKYLALRPSSIDGKSYKAKILYYLGEKDQADALIDEVLKSDPNDEGANRIKATIQFEKKDYANALTFYTKVPDDFLETEDFINIARTNLALGDTAKAFTIFDKAAKLDPDEDRVYFEKGKIYLAQKNYSDAIASFDKAIGMDTKNVTVYFAKGVAQYQDGKLDDALATFNLLLQKDPTYSLGYFYIGIINYDKRKAAITANNTADEAKYKEEAIKNFNKVLEMEPDNADAKSFLNALQGTPPPSK; the protein is encoded by the coding sequence ATGAAAAACATTAAAATTCTAACACTGTTTGTTTTTGCTTTTATGGTTTTTGCTTCGGGTATATTTGCTCAGGTTGATAAAGCCGAAGGCTTTATTAAAAAAGGTGACTACGTAGGCGCTGTGAATGCACTTAAGGATGTTGTAAAGTCAGATAACGGATACGATGCCAACTATCTTTACGGTCTTGCGCTGTATAAAACAGGAAACATTAAAGATGCTGAAACTTATCTTAATAAAGCACTTGCAAAAGATGATGAAGGCGTGATGGCATTAAAAACAATGGGTGATTTATACAGTTCAAAAAAACAGTACGACAAAGCAGATACATATTATAAAAAAGCTGCAAAGCTTGACGCTGAAAATATAACAGTGTTAATTTCACAGGCAAACAATTATTCACTTGCAGGAAAAGTTGATGATGCAATCAGAGTTTTAACTCTTGCAACAACTATCAGCAAAGAAAATGCAGATGTGTATGCAGGTTTAGGCGATGCTTATTATTACAGAAGAGCATACGGTCCTGCTTTAGATAACTATAAAAAAGCGTTAGGTCTTAATCCAAAGAATGCAACAGCTACATACGGCCTCGGCAGAGTTTATTATAAACAAAAAAAATATACAGAAGCTTTAAATCAGTATATTGCAGCAGAGCAATTAGATGCTAACTTTGCAGATGCATACTATGAAGCAGCAAGATTGCTGTACTTCAATGAAAATTATAAAACAGCTTTAGAAAATATTGATAAATATTTAGCTTTAAGACCCTCTTCAATAGATGGAAAATCTTACAAAGCAAAAATTTTATATTACCTTGGCGAAAAAGATCAGGCAGATGCATTGATTGATGAAGTATTAAAATCAGATCCGAATGATGAAGGCGCTAACAGAATTAAGGCAACTATTCAGTTCGAGAAAAAAGATTACGCAAATGCTTTAACATTTTATACAAAAGTGCCGGATGATTTTCTTGAAACCGAAGATTTTATAAATATTGCCAGAACAAATTTAGCATTAGGCGATACTGCAAAAGCATTTACAATTTTTGACAAAGCTGCAAAGCTTGATCCCGATGAAGACAGAGTATATTTTGAAAAAGGAAAAATTTATTTAGCACAGAAAAATTATTCAGATGCTATTGCTAGTTTTGATAAAGCTATCGGAATGGATACAAAGAATGTAACGGTTTACTTTGCAAAAGGTGTAGCGCAATATCAGGATGGAAAACTTGATGATGCTTTGGCAACATTTAATCTTTTATTACAAAAAGATCCTACGTATTCTTTAGGTTACTTTTATATTGGTATAATAAATTATGATAAAAGGAAAGCTGCTATAACAGCAAATAACACTGCAGATGAAGCAAAGTATAAGGAAGAAGCAATTAAGAATTTCAATAAAGTTCTTGAAATGGAGCCCGACAATGCAGATGCAAAATCATTTTTGAATGCATTACAGGGAACTCCTCCACCTTCAAAATAA
- a CDS encoding L,D-transpeptidase — translation MQNSDLEINEVQIQDEYSGEYSYEEKPTALTYFLPSLLMVFIIAGMFEGGVFAQENTFVKNQFLTESKLSPRILQSGFNVLSEENLAEGLMDTVYTDKDNWLELKIHEQMVYVHWRNGKTDKYPVSTGNKFLDKGLESRPGLFAIFVKEEHHESSQFDNADMYHFMPFNQGIGFHSINGTAYYQHLGVRPSSHGCIRMKHEDVKKMFGDVELGTIVLAHRGKFARTVAFAPKDYDVNQQAYTPQEYKQMLAENLYNVLNGKYYVADRKYFVVDPKMIPKSGVYIGYDREIPKKQEIPKPEFIINYPEDKLTENLTAAAIKQLESNPPVQDNNDETTEFVSNDNSVKKDISVSSSDELVKKYFSNPIGVLPYFPPTKK, via the coding sequence ATGCAAAATTCCGACTTAGAAATAAACGAAGTTCAAATTCAGGACGAGTATTCAGGCGAATATTCTTATGAAGAAAAGCCTACGGCTCTTACTTACTTCCTTCCTTCTTTATTGATGGTTTTCATTATAGCGGGAATGTTTGAAGGCGGCGTTTTTGCGCAGGAAAATACTTTTGTAAAAAATCAGTTTCTGACGGAATCTAAACTGAGTCCCCGGATTCTGCAGAGCGGTTTCAACGTTCTCTCCGAAGAAAATTTAGCGGAAGGACTGATGGACACCGTTTACACTGATAAGGATAACTGGCTTGAGCTGAAAATTCACGAACAGATGGTTTATGTTCACTGGAGAAACGGAAAGACCGATAAATATCCCGTATCAACAGGAAATAAATTTTTAGATAAGGGACTTGAATCACGTCCGGGATTATTTGCAATATTTGTAAAAGAAGAACATCACGAGTCATCTCAGTTTGATAATGCAGATATGTATCACTTCATGCCTTTCAATCAGGGAATCGGTTTTCACTCAATAAACGGAACTGCATATTACCAGCATTTAGGCGTACGCCCATCATCACACGGCTGCATAAGAATGAAACATGAAGATGTTAAAAAGATGTTCGGCGATGTTGAGCTTGGCACTATTGTACTTGCCCACAGAGGAAAATTTGCAAGAACCGTTGCATTCGCCCCGAAAGATTACGATGTGAACCAGCAGGCTTATACTCCGCAGGAATATAAACAAATGCTTGCAGAAAATTTGTACAATGTACTTAACGGAAAATATTACGTAGCTGATAGAAAATATTTTGTTGTTGACCCTAAGATGATTCCGAAGTCAGGAGTTTACATTGGTTATGACAGGGAGATTCCCAAGAAGCAGGAAATACCTAAGCCTGAATTTATAATAAACTATCCTGAGGATAAGCTGACAGAAAATTTAACTGCAGCTGCTATTAAACAACTGGAAAGCAATCCACCTGTACAGGATAATAACGATGAGACAACGGAATTTGTAAGCAATGATAATTCGGTTAAGAAAGATATTTCGGTTTCTTCAAGCGATGAGCTTGTTAAAAAATATTTCAGCAATCCTATAGGAGTATTGCCTTACTTCCCGCCGACAAAAAAATAA